A single genomic interval of Stieleria maiorica harbors:
- a CDS encoding efflux RND transporter periplasmic adaptor subunit: MKMNPRPVVVTPRGRSTPLRPRRGGAFGALVVCLVVAGILGGIGYALFFNDGDRLNTGELITANVVKGPFDHIVLEQGEIESSSNIEVICLVKSRGSGTGGTSILWVIDEGARVEEGDKLVELDASQLEQTLNEDKIRVITAEANVTTAKAQVEQAKIARQEYLEGVYMTDERAILNEKLIAEQDLVKAQKALESSQRLVAKGLIKSLQLDADKFAVAKARNELEAAEGRLRVLQNLTKKKMLVQFDSDIEAAQAQLSAYESELLEQQIQLKDTEQQIKNCIMTAPAAGVVVHANKYSSRGGNAEFVVEAGATVRERQEIIYLPDPNKMQVKSKVNESRITLIREGMAVKIAVSSIPGLTLKGRVTKVNRYAEPSSFTSSGIKEYAVLVDILNPPENIRTGMTAEVQIFVQQLEDAIQIPIQGLYEHDNHMFALVKEGPESFRTTQVKIGATNDTMATIDEGLKEGDMVVLNLREHLNLMELPEVSGADNSEMREIADVDPNAKSVQVEDGPSDERGGPGGRDGGPGGARRPGGGGGPGGGGRPDPATIVSRMMENGDKDGDGTISADELSSLDANFRDRISAADSDGDGAITRAEIMTMINQRSGG, encoded by the coding sequence ATGAAAATGAATCCGCGTCCTGTTGTGGTCACGCCGCGTGGCCGAAGCACGCCACTGCGACCGCGCCGTGGGGGGGCGTTCGGCGCCCTGGTCGTCTGTTTGGTGGTCGCGGGAATTCTCGGCGGGATCGGCTACGCGCTCTTTTTTAACGACGGCGACCGTCTCAACACCGGCGAATTAATCACGGCGAACGTGGTCAAGGGACCGTTCGACCACATCGTGCTCGAGCAGGGGGAAATCGAGAGCAGCAGCAACATCGAAGTCATCTGCCTGGTCAAATCACGTGGCAGCGGAACCGGCGGCACCTCGATTTTGTGGGTGATCGATGAAGGCGCGCGTGTGGAAGAAGGCGACAAGTTGGTCGAGCTGGATGCCTCGCAATTGGAACAAACGCTGAACGAGGACAAGATCCGGGTGATCACCGCCGAGGCGAACGTGACGACCGCCAAGGCCCAGGTGGAGCAAGCCAAGATCGCCCGCCAGGAATACCTGGAGGGCGTTTACATGACCGACGAACGGGCGATTTTGAACGAAAAACTGATTGCCGAACAAGACCTGGTCAAAGCTCAAAAAGCGCTCGAGAGCAGCCAACGTCTGGTCGCCAAAGGGCTGATCAAGTCGCTTCAATTGGACGCCGACAAGTTCGCCGTCGCCAAAGCACGCAACGAACTCGAAGCCGCCGAGGGCCGGTTGCGGGTGCTGCAAAACCTGACGAAAAAGAAGATGCTGGTCCAATTCGACAGCGACATCGAAGCCGCCCAGGCCCAATTGTCGGCTTACGAAAGCGAATTGTTGGAACAGCAGATTCAATTGAAGGACACCGAACAGCAGATCAAAAACTGCATCATGACCGCCCCGGCGGCAGGCGTCGTGGTCCACGCCAACAAATACAGCAGCCGTGGTGGGAACGCCGAATTTGTGGTCGAAGCGGGTGCCACCGTCCGCGAACGTCAAGAGATCATCTACCTGCCGGACCCCAACAAGATGCAGGTCAAAAGCAAGGTCAACGAATCGCGAATCACGCTGATCCGCGAAGGCATGGCGGTGAAAATCGCTGTTTCGTCGATCCCGGGTCTGACCCTGAAAGGTCGTGTGACCAAGGTCAATCGATACGCCGAACCGAGCAGCTTTACCAGCTCGGGAATCAAGGAATATGCGGTGTTGGTCGACATCTTGAATCCGCCCGAGAACATCCGCACCGGGATGACGGCGGAGGTCCAGATCTTTGTCCAGCAACTCGAAGATGCGATCCAAATTCCCATCCAGGGGCTGTACGAACATGACAACCACATGTTCGCGTTGGTCAAGGAAGGTCCCGAGTCGTTTCGAACCACCCAAGTCAAAATCGGAGCGACCAACGACACGATGGCGACAATTGACGAGGGGCTGAAAGAGGGTGACATGGTCGTGCTGAACCTGCGCGAGCACCTGAATTTGATGGAACTGCCCGAAGTCTCAGGCGCCGACAACAGCGAAATGCGCGAGATCGCCGACGTCGATCCCAATGCCAAGTCTGTCCAGGTCGAAGACGGGCCGAGTGACGAGCGCGGCGGACCGGGAGGCCGCGACGGTGGCCCCGGCGGAGCCCGACGTCCCGGTGGCGGTGGTGGCCCCGGCGGCGGTGGACGTCCCGACCCGGCAACCATCGTGTCGCGAATGATGGAAAACGGTGACAAAGATGGTGACGGCACCATCAGCGCCGACGAACTCAGTTCCCTGGACGCCAATTTTCGCGATCGCATCTCCGCCGCCGATAGCGACGGCGACGGAGCGATCACGCGGGCGGAGATCATGACGATGATCAACCAGCGGTCGGGAGGGTGA
- a CDS encoding lipoate--protein ligase family protein, which translates to MRRTELDEGRFEAIPDALRAPAMLLALDEAFLMAAEDGDTGPSFRTWEFTRPTVVLGRSSKVDRETDRDHCDRHGIEIYRRCSGGASIVGGPGCLMYSVVLSLEQFPRIAKIDQAHDFVMHRVLAAVQRQLPEVRLQGICDLTWRDRKFSGNALRITRRHVLYHGTILYAADLHCVERCLDFAPRQPDYRRGRDHGSFVTNAPLDPTRLADDLAEQFGPPVRQITDAIVARATELVSKRYSCEDWRFRH; encoded by the coding sequence GTGAGACGGACGGAATTGGACGAAGGTCGCTTTGAGGCGATCCCCGACGCGCTGCGGGCCCCGGCCATGCTGTTGGCGCTCGATGAAGCGTTTTTGATGGCGGCCGAAGACGGCGACACCGGCCCCTCGTTTCGGACCTGGGAATTCACCAGACCGACCGTGGTGCTGGGGCGATCGTCCAAGGTGGACCGCGAAACCGACCGCGACCATTGCGATCGCCACGGCATCGAGATCTACCGCCGCTGCAGCGGCGGGGCGTCGATCGTCGGCGGTCCGGGGTGTTTGATGTACAGCGTCGTGCTGTCGTTGGAGCAGTTTCCTAGAATCGCAAAAATCGACCAGGCCCACGACTTTGTGATGCATCGGGTCTTGGCCGCGGTGCAGCGACAATTGCCGGAGGTTCGGCTTCAGGGGATTTGTGATCTGACGTGGCGCGATCGCAAGTTTTCCGGCAATGCGTTGCGGATCACGCGCCGCCACGTGCTCTATCACGGGACGATTTTGTATGCGGCCGATTTGCATTGTGTCGAACGATGCCTGGATTTTGCCCCCCGACAGCCCGATTACCGTCGCGGACGCGATCACGGTTCCTTTGTCACCAACGCTCCGCTGGATCCGACCCGATTGGCCGATGATCTGGCCGAACAATTTGGGCCGCCGGTGCGGCAAATCACCGATGCGATCGTCGCTCGGGCGACCGAATTGGTGTCAAAACGTTATAGTTGCGAAGACTGGCGTTTTCGGCACTGA
- a CDS encoding ABC transporter permease, translating to MSPSPPATPARMSAGSMVLSGVRYNWRTSLAVALGVAIATAVIVGALLVGDSMRGSLRGLTVERLGKIESVVAPGGFFSADDAATTLGVDPSQLATIILFDRAVIETVGAADSRRAGAVQTIGCDESFWKLDVSGVAPTIPPGEDSIVLTEGLAAELGVQVGDQVTVRLPVEQAVPADSPLGRRDVQTEGIPRLKVVDVLPDRGLARFSLSPAQATPKNVFLSRDLIGDVLERAGQANVALSTASIDPQNLRVNLSDLGLQLERVTKTFEGKTVFDYYSVTSDRLLLDDTAVDTITAALPTDSVTLAMTYLANAIERLDDPGDAAGDDVVSTVTYSTITAMDSSPELPLDFGQTDPPADVVPMVLNSWTARRLGVDVGARLQIAYFEPEVENGKEIEHTFQAVVTGVVPITEPSRRYFRSRPAVFDTPPTRYNDPNLTPTVPGVTDQDSMSDWDTPFELTREVPAADDDYWKNHRLTPKAFIPLADGRRLFGSRFGETTGLRIDPAVAPDVETLQSTLVESLAGVLPELGWHPRPIRSDQLAASKGTTPFDGLFLALSFFVIFSAVMLIAMLFRLGLARRARELGTLMAIGLERKQVSRFFLGEGVVIAIVGVMLGVAGGIAYAHVVLAALRTYWVGAVTVPFLTFHWTLESLVGGGVIGLLIGAGTLWWTLRWMLQHQAVTLLRGGESSDQVRPGVRVSAWPWRVSMVMIVMAIGAGVGGAMSGGQTAAGGFVGGGMLLLIAVLMLIYDSLRKSKRHGDSAAGYSLGRLARSNSTRSPLRSTLTIGLMATASFLIVAITAFRLQPSDEGTGGFDLVAETAQPLYEDLTDPVVQTGLLGSDAPLVSSATIVSMRVRSGQDASCNNLYQATEPTVLGVPERSAESLGKFRFYASATSETAGQTAWSLLSRRASGSEDDPIPMIVDQNTAMWSLQMIKGIGERKAFVYDTHTIHFEVVGLLENSLLQGRLIIGESNFQSAFPQISGYRYVLIRSDDQPADKVASALENRLGDVGFDASDAGQVLSGMMAVQNTYLRTFQSLGGLGLLLGTVGLAIAQLRNVLERRNELAVMRAIGFTQVRLAAMVMGETASLLLIGIGCGVVCAVVAVLPHAFSGGVAPPVVEPILVVLGIVLFGLLAGLIAAWKVVRMPLLESLRGT from the coding sequence ATGTCCCCCTCGCCACCTGCCACGCCGGCCCGCATGAGCGCCGGCTCGATGGTCCTTTCCGGAGTCCGCTACAACTGGCGGACCTCATTGGCGGTCGCGTTGGGGGTTGCGATCGCCACCGCGGTGATCGTCGGCGCGTTGTTAGTCGGTGATTCGATGCGTGGCAGTTTGCGTGGCTTGACGGTCGAGCGATTAGGGAAGATTGAATCGGTGGTCGCGCCGGGCGGGTTCTTTTCCGCCGATGATGCGGCGACGACGCTGGGCGTGGATCCGTCCCAATTGGCGACCATCATCTTGTTCGATCGCGCCGTCATCGAAACCGTCGGCGCGGCCGACTCGCGTCGTGCCGGCGCGGTCCAAACGATCGGGTGCGACGAATCCTTCTGGAAATTGGACGTCTCCGGCGTCGCGCCGACGATTCCGCCGGGCGAAGATTCGATCGTCTTGACCGAAGGGCTGGCCGCCGAGTTGGGGGTCCAGGTCGGTGACCAAGTCACGGTGCGGTTGCCGGTCGAACAAGCGGTTCCGGCGGACAGCCCGCTCGGACGACGCGACGTCCAGACCGAAGGGATTCCGCGATTGAAAGTCGTCGACGTCCTGCCCGATCGCGGTCTGGCCAGATTCTCACTCTCCCCGGCCCAAGCCACGCCCAAAAACGTTTTTCTATCGCGCGACTTGATCGGCGACGTGTTGGAACGGGCCGGCCAGGCAAACGTGGCGCTGTCGACGGCGTCGATCGATCCCCAAAACCTCCGCGTGAACCTGTCCGATCTGGGGCTGCAACTCGAGCGCGTCACCAAGACCTTCGAGGGCAAAACGGTCTTCGATTATTACAGCGTCACCAGCGATCGGTTGTTGCTCGATGACACCGCGGTTGACACGATCACCGCGGCCCTGCCGACCGATTCGGTGACCCTGGCGATGACCTACTTGGCCAACGCGATCGAGCGTCTTGACGATCCCGGCGATGCCGCCGGCGACGATGTTGTGTCGACGGTGACCTACAGCACGATCACGGCGATGGATTCATCGCCCGAATTGCCGCTGGACTTTGGCCAGACCGATCCGCCTGCTGACGTCGTCCCGATGGTACTGAACTCCTGGACCGCCCGGCGACTGGGGGTCGACGTGGGGGCGCGATTGCAAATCGCCTACTTCGAACCCGAGGTTGAAAACGGCAAGGAAATCGAACACACGTTCCAGGCCGTCGTAACGGGCGTGGTGCCGATCACCGAGCCGTCCCGGCGTTACTTCCGCAGTCGCCCGGCCGTGTTTGACACCCCGCCGACGCGCTACAACGATCCGAATTTGACGCCGACGGTGCCCGGCGTGACCGACCAGGATTCGATGAGCGACTGGGACACGCCGTTCGAGCTGACACGCGAGGTGCCGGCGGCGGATGATGATTACTGGAAGAACCACCGATTGACTCCCAAAGCCTTCATCCCGCTGGCCGATGGACGACGTTTGTTCGGCAGTCGGTTCGGCGAGACGACGGGATTGCGAATCGATCCGGCGGTCGCCCCGGATGTTGAAACGCTGCAATCGACACTGGTCGAGTCACTCGCAGGCGTCCTCCCCGAACTCGGCTGGCATCCGCGTCCGATTCGCAGCGACCAGTTGGCCGCATCCAAGGGCACCACGCCGTTCGACGGATTGTTCTTGGCGCTCAGTTTCTTCGTCATCTTTTCCGCCGTGATGCTGATCGCGATGCTGTTTCGGTTGGGCTTGGCCCGCCGGGCGCGTGAGCTGGGAACGTTGATGGCGATCGGATTGGAACGCAAGCAGGTTTCGCGGTTCTTTCTGGGTGAAGGCGTCGTGATCGCGATCGTCGGTGTGATGCTGGGCGTGGCCGGTGGCATCGCGTATGCCCACGTGGTTTTGGCGGCGTTGCGGACCTATTGGGTCGGCGCCGTCACCGTCCCATTTTTGACGTTTCACTGGACGCTCGAAAGTCTGGTCGGGGGCGGGGTGATCGGACTGTTGATCGGGGCCGGGACGTTGTGGTGGACGTTGCGTTGGATGTTGCAGCATCAAGCCGTCACATTGCTTCGAGGCGGAGAGTCCTCCGATCAGGTCCGCCCGGGAGTCCGCGTCAGCGCGTGGCCGTGGCGCGTGTCGATGGTGATGATCGTGATGGCAATCGGCGCAGGCGTTGGCGGTGCGATGTCGGGCGGTCAGACGGCCGCCGGAGGGTTTGTCGGCGGCGGGATGCTGTTGTTGATCGCCGTCTTGATGCTCATTTACGACTCGCTGCGGAAATCCAAACGGCACGGTGACTCCGCGGCGGGCTATTCGCTCGGGCGATTGGCCCGCAGCAATTCGACCCGGTCGCCGCTGCGCAGCACGCTGACGATCGGATTGATGGCGACCGCATCGTTTTTGATCGTCGCGATCACCGCGTTTCGATTGCAACCGTCCGACGAAGGCACCGGCGGGTTTGATCTGGTCGCCGAAACGGCCCAGCCCCTGTACGAAGATTTGACCGATCCGGTCGTCCAGACGGGATTGCTGGGGAGCGATGCACCACTCGTCTCGTCGGCCACCATCGTTTCCATGCGCGTCCGCAGCGGACAGGACGCCAGTTGCAACAATCTGTACCAGGCCACCGAACCGACGGTGCTGGGCGTCCCCGAGCGGTCGGCCGAATCGCTGGGCAAATTCCGCTTTTACGCATCGGCTACATCGGAAACCGCGGGGCAGACGGCATGGTCCTTGCTCAGCCGGCGGGCGAGCGGCAGTGAAGACGACCCGATTCCGATGATCGTCGATCAGAACACGGCGATGTGGAGTTTGCAGATGATCAAGGGGATCGGCGAGCGAAAAGCGTTCGTCTATGACACCCACACGATTCACTTCGAGGTCGTCGGATTGCTGGAGAATTCCCTGCTGCAAGGTCGGTTGATCATCGGCGAATCGAATTTCCAATCCGCCTTTCCCCAGATCAGCGGCTATCGATACGTGTTGATCCGCAGCGACGACCAGCCGGCCGACAAGGTTGCCTCGGCTTTGGAAAACCGTTTGGGTGACGTCGGCTTCGACGCCTCCGACGCCGGCCAGGTCCTCAGCGGCATGATGGCGGTGCAGAACACGTACTTGCGGACCTTCCAAAGCCTGGGCGGACTGGGGTTGCTGTTGGGGACGGTCGGGTTGGCGATCGCGCAACTGCGAAACGTGCTCGAACGCCGCAACGAACTCGCGGTGATGCGTGCGATCGGTTTCACCCAAGTCCGATTGGCGGCGATGGTGATGGGCGAAACCGCGTCGTTGCTGTTGATCGGAATCGGCTGCGGTGTCGTCTGTGCCGTGGTTGCGGTGCTGCCACATGCGTTTTCCGGCGGGGTGGCGCCACCGGTCGTCGAACCGATCCTGGTCGTGCTGGGGATCGTCCTGTTCGGGCTGCTGGCGGGGCTGATCGCTGCCTGGAAAGTCGTCCGAATGCCGCTGTTGGAATCGCTGAGGGGAACGTGA
- a CDS encoding efflux RND transporter periplasmic adaptor subunit has translation MPKTNLVLAGLTFALLSLSSGQQVTAQADASPSDALVIEEAQTSLIQNVFIATPVSGVVSAVEVQEGDRVQADTSLVTLENDLAEKELVSARAGLDAARLESDNDVNLRFAQRTLQVREHEMKQSRLANETYAGAVSDFELEEIRLKVDQAALAIEQARHDLMIAAAAAVEKQAAVSIAQTRLDQHSVASRVEGTVAEVDVQPGQWVEAGAKLVRVISLDPLRVEGFIDGRKHGPQLIGRNVRFTPAGASEDESLTGRISFVSRELHPVTGQVRLWATVDNPDGRVGSGTPGRLVVE, from the coding sequence ATGCCAAAGACGAATCTCGTACTCGCCGGTCTCACGTTCGCCCTGTTATCGCTGTCCTCCGGTCAGCAGGTGACGGCCCAGGCCGACGCATCGCCTTCGGACGCGCTCGTCATCGAGGAAGCTCAAACCTCATTGATCCAGAACGTGTTCATTGCCACACCGGTGTCCGGCGTGGTTTCCGCAGTCGAAGTGCAAGAAGGCGATCGCGTGCAAGCCGACACATCACTCGTCACACTCGAAAACGATCTTGCGGAAAAGGAACTGGTCTCCGCCCGAGCCGGCTTGGACGCCGCACGTCTGGAAAGCGACAATGACGTCAACTTGCGCTTCGCCCAGCGGACCTTGCAGGTTCGTGAGCATGAGATGAAGCAAAGCCGATTGGCCAACGAAACCTATGCCGGGGCAGTCAGCGACTTTGAGCTGGAGGAAATCCGTTTGAAAGTCGACCAAGCGGCGTTGGCGATCGAACAAGCTCGCCACGACCTGATGATCGCCGCGGCCGCCGCGGTCGAAAAGCAGGCGGCCGTTTCGATCGCCCAGACCCGGCTGGATCAACACAGCGTGGCGTCCCGCGTCGAAGGCACGGTCGCGGAAGTCGATGTCCAACCGGGCCAATGGGTCGAAGCCGGCGCAAAACTCGTCCGCGTCATCTCCCTGGACCCGCTCCGTGTCGAAGGCTTCATCGACGGCCGCAAGCACGGTCCCCAACTGATCGGTCGCAACGTCCGCTTCACTCCCGCCGGAGCGAGCGAGGACGAAAGCCTGACCGGTCGCATCTCCTTCGTCTCACGAGAACTCCATCCCGTCACCGGCCAAGTCCGACTGTGGGCAACCGTCGACAACCCCGACGGCCGGGTCGGATCCGGAACGCCGGGTAGGTTGGTGGTGGAGTAA
- a CDS encoding two-component system sensor histidine kinase NtrB yields MTANEKTSPIDELRAQYEELAELAGSLAHEIKNPLSVIHMNIDLLSEDLVEWNSPQSRRSIERVNIVREQCERMQGLLRDFLRYARLRDIDLVSGSLNDQVDAVLRAYKAEAAKRGIEIKRYLDNDLPSIALHSDSLQAALMNLVKNALEATGRGGQLLARTYSTQSSVALDLIDSGRGVDNNTIMHMFQPFYTTKEGGSGLGLPTARKIIEAHGGRISVQSEVGRGTKFTLEFPVLKRIS; encoded by the coding sequence ATGACCGCCAACGAGAAAACCTCCCCGATCGACGAACTGCGGGCCCAGTACGAGGAGCTCGCCGAACTCGCCGGATCGCTCGCGCACGAGATCAAAAACCCGTTGTCGGTGATCCACATGAACATCGATCTGCTTAGCGAAGACCTGGTCGAGTGGAATTCACCACAGAGCCGGCGGTCGATCGAACGCGTCAATATCGTGCGCGAACAGTGCGAGCGGATGCAGGGATTGCTACGAGATTTCTTGCGTTATGCCCGGCTCCGGGACATCGATCTGGTTTCCGGGTCGCTGAACGACCAAGTCGACGCAGTGCTGCGTGCTTACAAAGCCGAGGCGGCCAAGCGGGGAATCGAGATCAAACGCTACCTGGACAACGATCTGCCGTCGATCGCCCTGCACAGCGACTCGCTGCAGGCGGCACTGATGAATCTGGTCAAAAATGCGCTCGAAGCGACCGGGCGTGGCGGCCAACTGCTCGCACGCACCTACAGCACGCAATCCAGCGTCGCGTTGGATTTGATCGACAGCGGTCGCGGTGTGGACAACAACACCATCATGCACATGTTCCAGCCGTTTTACACCACCAAGGAAGGCGGCAGCGGGCTGGGGTTGCCGACGGCGCGAAAAATCATCGAGGCCCACGGCGGCCGCATCAGCGTGCAAAGCGAAGTCGGCCGGGGCACCAAATTCACGCTGGAGTTCCCGGTGCTCAAGAGAATCTCCTGA
- a CDS encoding SLC13 family permease, which produces MIWEAWLSLAVSLGLLASLATRVASTDLLALAYLAILVIVQDLTGTPNLPSPAEAVAGFSNQGLLTIGLLFAVVAGLEMTGGTKLATGWFLDRAKTFRSAQARILVPVAIGSGFLNNTPVVAALMPIVDDVCKRLGASASRLLLPLSYAAILGGMCTVMGTSTNLIVREEFQANYGGEITFFAPAVVGVPASVFGVAYMILFSTKLIPERKAAVSVSDDPKQYTVEMLVDPHGPLVGKSIQDAGLRSLPGLYVAEIQRGDTVIPAKPIERLQGDDALILVGALESVVDLRKIRGLLTPDDQGRKLEVPAWRRTLIEAVVSPRCTLLGKTIREGRFRSNYNAAVVAVARGDRRLTGKIGDVTLETGDVLLLEASPSFLHRAKELRDFYLVSRVGSDVVRRHERAWYAIVIMVVMVLIAALKIASILTAAMAAAIAMILFRCCTSSEARRSVDWSILIVIGATIGIGSSLETSGAAQAIATEMIRLAGGNPWISLALVYLATMLCTELITNTAAGLIMLTIAMGAAGTLGVSELPFVIAVMIAASASFLTPFGYQTNLMVYTVGGYRVSDYVRFGLPLSVIVFAVSMIVIPIVFPFVVPPAAP; this is translated from the coding sequence ATGATCTGGGAAGCCTGGTTATCGCTCGCCGTCTCGCTCGGATTGTTGGCCAGTTTGGCGACGCGGGTCGCGTCGACGGACCTGTTGGCGCTGGCGTATCTGGCCATCTTGGTGATCGTCCAAGATTTGACGGGCACGCCCAATTTGCCCAGCCCGGCCGAAGCGGTCGCGGGGTTCAGCAACCAGGGGTTGTTGACGATCGGTCTGTTGTTTGCCGTCGTCGCGGGGTTGGAAATGACCGGGGGGACGAAATTGGCGACCGGCTGGTTCCTGGATCGGGCAAAAACCTTTCGCTCGGCGCAGGCGAGGATCTTGGTGCCCGTCGCAATCGGCAGCGGGTTTCTGAACAACACGCCGGTCGTCGCGGCGCTGATGCCGATCGTCGACGACGTCTGCAAACGATTGGGGGCCAGCGCCAGCCGATTGCTGTTGCCACTTTCTTACGCGGCGATCCTGGGCGGGATGTGCACGGTGATGGGAACGAGCACCAATTTGATCGTGCGTGAGGAGTTTCAAGCCAACTATGGCGGCGAGATCACTTTCTTTGCCCCCGCCGTGGTCGGGGTCCCGGCGTCCGTTTTCGGCGTCGCCTACATGATTCTGTTCTCGACCAAGCTGATCCCCGAGCGGAAGGCGGCGGTCAGTGTCAGCGACGACCCGAAACAGTACACGGTCGAAATGTTGGTCGATCCCCACGGTCCGCTGGTCGGGAAATCGATTCAAGACGCGGGGCTGCGAAGTCTGCCGGGGTTGTACGTTGCCGAAATCCAACGCGGCGACACGGTCATTCCGGCCAAGCCGATCGAACGGTTGCAAGGGGATGACGCGTTGATTCTGGTCGGGGCACTCGAGTCGGTGGTCGATCTGAGAAAGATCCGCGGTTTACTGACGCCCGACGACCAGGGCCGCAAGTTGGAAGTGCCCGCTTGGCGTCGGACGTTGATCGAAGCGGTCGTCAGCCCGCGATGCACGCTGTTGGGCAAGACGATCCGCGAAGGTCGTTTTCGCAGCAACTATAACGCCGCCGTCGTGGCGGTCGCGCGCGGCGATCGTCGGTTGACGGGCAAGATCGGTGACGTGACGTTGGAAACCGGTGACGTGCTGTTATTGGAAGCTTCGCCGTCGTTTCTGCACCGCGCCAAAGAACTCCGTGATTTTTATCTGGTCAGCCGGGTCGGTTCGGACGTCGTCCGCAGGCACGAGCGGGCGTGGTACGCGATCGTGATCATGGTGGTGATGGTGTTGATCGCCGCGCTGAAGATCGCATCGATTCTGACCGCGGCGATGGCCGCGGCGATCGCCATGATCCTGTTTCGATGCTGCACGTCCAGCGAAGCCCGCCGCTCGGTGGACTGGAGCATCCTGATCGTGATCGGGGCGACGATCGGGATCGGCAGTTCGTTGGAAACCAGCGGTGCCGCCCAGGCGATCGCGACGGAGATGATCCGCTTGGCCGGCGGAAACCCCTGGATCAGTCTGGCGCTGGTGTACCTGGCCACGATGCTGTGCACCGAATTGATCACCAACACCGCGGCGGGGCTGATCATGTTGACGATCGCCATGGGAGCCGCCGGAACGTTGGGTGTCAGCGAATTGCCCTTCGTGATCGCCGTGATGATCGCCGCGTCGGCAAGCTTTCTGACCCCGTTCGGCTATCAAACCAACTTGATGGTCTACACCGTCGGCGGTTATCGCGTCAGTGATTACGTGCGTTTCGGGCTGCCATTGTCCGTGATCGTGTTTGCCGTTTCGATGATCGTGATCCCGATCGTGTTCCCGTTCGTGGTGCCGCCAGCGGCGCCCTAG
- a CDS encoding GNAT family N-acetyltransferase: protein MFSRHVTDQIALQLAVPFYAEPLFQLTERNRSYLRRWLPWLDAVTQVDHTRRFLVAQLDRFAKGEALCTLVFWEQELVGVAGFHTIDAVNRIGTIGYWLSETFTGRGIMTRAVHALIDIGQQFYVLQRFEIRCAVENHASRAIPQRLGFQYEGTLRRSERIYDRWHDMAVYALLR, encoded by the coding sequence GTGTTCTCCCGCCACGTGACCGACCAGATCGCCCTGCAGTTGGCGGTTCCGTTTTATGCCGAACCGTTGTTTCAGTTGACCGAGCGAAACCGATCGTATCTGCGACGATGGTTACCCTGGCTGGATGCCGTCACCCAAGTCGATCACACGCGGCGCTTTTTGGTCGCCCAGTTGGACCGTTTCGCCAAAGGCGAAGCGTTGTGCACACTGGTCTTCTGGGAACAGGAATTGGTCGGTGTGGCCGGTTTTCACACTATCGATGCCGTGAATCGGATCGGGACGATCGGTTACTGGTTGTCCGAAACATTTACGGGCCGTGGGATCATGACCCGTGCCGTGCACGCGTTGATCGACATCGGTCAGCAGTTCTACGTCTTGCAACGGTTCGAAATCCGCTGTGCGGTGGAGAACCATGCCAGCCGGGCGATCCCCCAGCGACTGGGGTTCCAGTACGAGGGGACACTGCGTCGGTCCGAAAGAATCTACGATCGCTGGCACGACATGGCGGTGTACGCCCTGTTGCGGTAG